In Propionicimonas paludicola, a single window of DNA contains:
- a CDS encoding phage holin family protein: protein MLARLLASAAALAVATWWLPGISIQGHQDTAGQVITMLVVAFLFGVVNAVVKPLFKFASAPLILLSLGIFLLVINACLLMLVSWVSGQVGVPWHVDDWGSAFWGALIVSVVSFIVNAFFKRGEEHR, encoded by the coding sequence ATGCTTGCTCGTCTCCTCGCCAGCGCGGCCGCCCTCGCCGTAGCCACTTGGTGGCTGCCTGGAATCAGCATTCAGGGCCATCAGGACACCGCAGGTCAGGTGATCACCATGCTCGTGGTGGCCTTCCTGTTCGGTGTGGTTAATGCCGTCGTGAAGCCGCTGTTCAAGTTCGCTTCTGCCCCGTTGATCCTCCTTTCGCTCGGCATCTTCCTGTTGGTGATCAATGCCTGCCTGCTGATGCTGGTCTCCTGGGTTTCCGGGCAGGTGGGCGTCCCCTGGCATGTGGACGACTGGGGGAGCGCTTTCTGGGGCGCCCTGATCGTCTCGGTGGTCAGTTTCATCGTCAACGCGTTCTTCAAGCGGGGCGAGGAGCACCGGTGA
- a CDS encoding low molecular weight protein-tyrosine-phosphatase has translation MSQPVICFVCWGNICRSPMAQVVAEARAAYEQLRGVQFTSAGVSSEEQGNPMDPRAIAVLRANGYSPGMHSAHQITPDEIRSAAMLIGMEPLHLSRIRQVVSDATNLYLMSDFIPAAEPGSSIEDPWYGDDSDFKVTLEQIQSAMPEVIRRARELASGRA, from the coding sequence GTGAGTCAACCGGTGATCTGTTTCGTCTGCTGGGGCAATATCTGCCGCTCACCGATGGCTCAGGTGGTCGCCGAGGCCCGGGCCGCCTACGAGCAGCTGCGCGGCGTGCAGTTCACCAGCGCGGGAGTCAGCTCCGAGGAGCAGGGCAATCCCATGGACCCGCGGGCAATCGCGGTGCTGCGGGCGAACGGCTACTCGCCGGGGATGCACTCCGCTCACCAGATCACCCCGGACGAGATTCGCAGCGCGGCGATGCTGATCGGCATGGAGCCGCTGCACCTGTCCCGGATCCGCCAGGTCGTCTCGGATGCGACCAACCTCTATCTGATGTCGGACTTCATCCCGGCCGCCGAGCCCGGTTCGAGCATCGAAGATCCGTGGTACGGCGACGACTCGGACTTCAAGGTGACCCTTGAGCAGATCCAGTCGGCCATGCCTGAGGTGATTCGGCGCGCTCGCGAGCTGGCCTCGGGACGGGCGTAG
- a CDS encoding Gfo/Idh/MocA family protein → MALPQTLPLSRVPDPAAAPALRWGILAPGWIASAFATAVRTHTSQQLVAVGSRSLERARDFADRYGIARAYGSYEELVADPQVDAIYVASPHSEHAAQSLLAIQAGKHVLVEKAFTRNAHEARTVVDAARRHGVGLMEAMWTRFLPRIDIVRQLLEDGVLGELELLVADHGQALTHVQRLVDPSLAGGGLLDLGIYPISFASFVLGTPSKIHSAGELTSAGVDRQISAIFSGYEEHPHAQALVSCTIAAKTPTTAVIAGDQARVELDGDFYTPGPVRLVFGDGQSLTAPSAPITGHQGLAYEAAHFAQLISDGFTESPQLGLDESVSIMETLDELRAQRGVRFPGE, encoded by the coding sequence ATGGCTCTCCCACAGACTCTGCCGCTCTCCCGAGTTCCGGACCCGGCCGCCGCGCCGGCCCTGCGCTGGGGCATTCTCGCCCCGGGCTGGATCGCCAGTGCATTCGCCACCGCGGTCCGCACGCACACCAGCCAGCAGCTGGTCGCGGTGGGTTCGCGGAGCCTCGAACGGGCCCGCGACTTCGCCGATCGCTACGGCATCGCCCGCGCCTACGGCAGCTATGAAGAGTTGGTCGCCGATCCGCAGGTGGACGCCATCTACGTGGCCAGCCCGCACAGTGAGCACGCCGCCCAGTCACTGCTGGCGATCCAGGCCGGCAAGCACGTCCTGGTCGAGAAGGCGTTCACCCGCAACGCGCACGAAGCCCGCACCGTGGTGGACGCCGCCCGCCGCCATGGCGTCGGTCTCATGGAGGCCATGTGGACCCGGTTCCTGCCGCGGATCGACATCGTCCGCCAGCTGCTGGAGGACGGGGTGCTCGGCGAGCTGGAGCTGCTGGTGGCCGATCACGGACAGGCGCTCACCCACGTCCAGCGGCTGGTCGATCCGTCCCTGGCCGGCGGCGGCCTGCTCGACCTGGGCATCTACCCGATCTCATTCGCCTCGTTCGTCCTGGGCACCCCGAGCAAGATCCACTCCGCCGGCGAGCTGACCTCCGCCGGAGTGGATCGCCAGATCTCGGCGATCTTCTCCGGCTACGAGGAGCACCCGCATGCGCAGGCCCTGGTCAGCTGCACGATCGCGGCCAAGACCCCGACCACAGCGGTGATCGCCGGCGATCAGGCCCGGGTCGAGTTGGACGGCGACTTCTACACTCCCGGCCCGGTCCGGCTGGTGTTCGGGGACGGGCAGAGCCTGACCGCCCCGTCCGCGCCGATCACCGGGCATCAGGGGCTGGCCTATGAGGCCGCCCATTTCGCCCAGCTGATCAGCGACGGCTTCACCGAGTCGCCGCAGCTGGGGCTGGACGAGTCCGTCTCGATCATGGAGACCCTGGACGAGCTCCGCGCGCAGCGCGGCGTCCGGTTCCCTGGCGAGTAG
- the argF gene encoding ornithine carbamoyltransferase — MVTNLRGRHFLRELDFSPAEWRQLLDLTADLKSQRNSGTERPQLTGANLALIFEKTSTRTRSAFEVAAHQQGAHVTQMDGNSSQLGHKESPADTARVLSRLFDGIEYRGAKQSTVETIAKYSSVPVWNGLTDEWHPTQSLCDMFTMREASGKDDHDIAFAYVGDARFNVGCSLLIGGALLGMDVRMVAPAKLLPPTEVVDAARDLAIETGARITLTEDLDGVKGCDFLHTDIWVSMGEPESVWTERILLLKDYQVNTSLMERTGVDEVKFMHCLPAYHNRETSVGEQVFSRFGLPELEVTDEVFESEASIVFDQAENRMHSIKAILVATLA; from the coding sequence ATCGTGACGAATCTGCGTGGACGGCACTTCCTGCGGGAACTCGACTTCAGCCCGGCCGAGTGGCGACAGCTGCTCGATCTGACCGCGGACCTGAAGTCCCAGCGAAACTCCGGCACCGAGCGTCCGCAGCTGACCGGGGCGAACCTGGCGCTGATCTTCGAGAAGACCTCCACCCGCACTCGCTCGGCTTTCGAGGTGGCCGCCCATCAGCAAGGCGCGCACGTGACCCAGATGGACGGCAACTCGTCCCAGCTCGGCCACAAGGAGTCACCGGCCGACACCGCGCGGGTGCTCTCCCGGCTGTTCGACGGCATCGAGTACCGCGGCGCCAAGCAGTCCACGGTCGAGACCATCGCCAAGTACTCCTCGGTGCCGGTCTGGAACGGCCTGACCGACGAGTGGCACCCCACCCAAAGCCTGTGCGACATGTTCACCATGCGTGAGGCGTCCGGCAAGGACGATCACGACATCGCCTTCGCCTATGTCGGCGACGCCCGATTCAACGTCGGCTGCTCGCTGCTGATCGGCGGCGCCCTGCTCGGCATGGACGTGCGGATGGTGGCCCCGGCCAAGCTGCTGCCGCCGACCGAGGTGGTGGACGCAGCGCGCGATCTGGCGATCGAGACCGGCGCCCGGATCACTCTCACCGAGGACCTGGACGGCGTGAAGGGCTGCGACTTCCTGCACACCGACATCTGGGTGTCGATGGGCGAGCCGGAGAGCGTGTGGACCGAGCGGATCCTGCTGCTGAAGGACTACCAGGTGAACACCTCGCTGATGGAGCGCACCGGGGTGGACGAGGTGAAGTTCATGCACTGCCTTCCCGCCTATCACAACCGAGAGACCTCGGTGGGCGAGCAGGTGTTCTCCCGGTTCGGGCTGCCCGAGCTCGAGGTCACCGACGAGGTGTTCGAGTCCGAGGCGTCGATCGTCTTCGACCAGGCCGAGAACCGGATGCACTCGATCAAGGCGATCCTGGTCGCGACCCTGGCCTGA
- the folP gene encoding dihydropteroate synthase has protein sequence MEQSWPSPPVTPAPLVLRGRVFDAGHPAVMGIINRTPDSFYAPARHSLESGLATLSQMVADGAALIDVGGVRAGQEGGPVSAAEEIERVRPFLLAAREQHPDVLLSLDTWRSEVALACADARIDLVNDTWAGADPELVNVAAELEAGYVVSHTGGLPPRTDPVAISYGDHPDDVVYDVLRTMQAGAERAMAAGVPVERVLLDPTLDFGKTTRHSLRVLRATGAVAGLGFPVLQALSRKDFVGETLDLPVDQRLYGTLAATAIAAWLGTTVFRAHDVPATVQVASMVASIRGDRPPTVAVRGEP, from the coding sequence ATGGAGCAGAGTTGGCCGAGCCCACCGGTGACCCCGGCCCCGCTGGTGCTACGCGGACGGGTGTTCGACGCCGGTCATCCGGCGGTGATGGGCATCATCAACCGCACTCCGGACTCGTTCTACGCCCCGGCCCGGCACAGCCTGGAGTCCGGTCTGGCCACGCTGAGCCAGATGGTCGCCGACGGTGCCGCGCTGATCGACGTCGGTGGGGTGCGGGCCGGCCAGGAGGGCGGCCCGGTGTCGGCCGCCGAGGAGATCGAGCGGGTTCGTCCGTTCCTGCTGGCGGCCCGCGAGCAGCACCCGGACGTTCTGCTCAGCTTGGACACCTGGCGCTCCGAAGTGGCTCTGGCCTGCGCGGACGCCCGGATCGACCTGGTCAACGACACCTGGGCCGGCGCCGATCCGGAGCTGGTGAACGTGGCCGCCGAGCTCGAGGCCGGCTATGTGGTCTCGCACACCGGTGGACTCCCGCCGCGCACCGACCCGGTGGCGATCAGCTACGGCGACCACCCCGACGATGTGGTCTACGACGTGCTGAGGACGATGCAGGCCGGGGCCGAACGGGCCATGGCGGCCGGCGTCCCGGTCGAGCGGGTGCTGCTCGACCCGACCCTGGACTTCGGCAAGACCACCCGGCATTCACTGCGGGTGCTGCGGGCCACCGGTGCCGTGGCCGGACTCGGTTTCCCGGTACTGCAGGCGCTCAGCCGCAAGGACTTCGTCGGCGAGACCCTGGATCTGCCGGTCGACCAGCGCTTGTACGGCACCCTGGCGGCCACGGCGATCGCCGCCTGGCTAGGGACGACGGTGTTCCGCGCTCACGACGTCCCGGCCACCGTGCAGGTGGCGTCCATGGTGGCGTCCATCCGTGGCGACCGGCCGCCGACTGTCGCGGTCCGCGGCGAGCCCTAG
- a CDS encoding SigE family RNA polymerase sigma factor, protein MTILQGVVVAEPIRAAATLGYGSFEEYVTLRSSALLRFASLITGNREDAHDVVQEALAGLYPKWTRVAASGQVEAYVRRSIVNAHVSAWRKVRRLHVVEDPAELHAAPTVADASAVLADADQAARLCRELPPQQRAAVVLRFYEDRSFAEIGTILGCPEATARSHVHRALVALRARLEGGRDD, encoded by the coding sequence GTGACGATCCTGCAGGGGGTGGTGGTGGCTGAGCCGATCCGGGCCGCGGCCACGCTCGGCTACGGCTCCTTCGAGGAGTACGTCACGCTGCGCTCGTCCGCGCTGTTGCGGTTCGCATCGCTGATCACCGGCAACCGCGAGGACGCCCACGACGTCGTCCAGGAGGCGCTGGCCGGGCTGTACCCGAAGTGGACGCGGGTAGCCGCGTCCGGGCAGGTGGAGGCCTACGTCCGCCGCTCGATCGTGAACGCGCACGTCTCGGCCTGGCGCAAGGTGCGCCGACTGCACGTCGTCGAAGACCCGGCTGAGCTGCACGCGGCTCCGACCGTGGCCGACGCTTCGGCAGTGCTGGCCGACGCCGATCAGGCGGCCCGGCTGTGCCGAGAGTTGCCTCCGCAGCAGCGGGCCGCGGTAGTGCTGCGCTTCTATGAGGATCGCAGTTTCGCCGAGATCGGGACGATTCTCGGCTGCCCGGAGGCGACTGCCCGGTCGCATGTACATCGGGCGCTGGTCGCGCTGCGGGCTCGGCTGGAAGGGGGCCGCGATGACTGA
- a CDS encoding circularly permuted type 2 ATP-grasp protein: protein MSVPVAEPSNPLLDAYRRHPGLGRVDELVAGPEVQPQAQLLAETIGTLGLPQLLTARAEAARQVADEGISYGSRRRPWRVDPLPLPLDEAEWTTLEHGLAQRARLLDAVLADLYGPRTLLRQRVLPPAAILSHPGFARVADGSVQAGQRQLLTTATDLGRSPDGTWQVISDRLGTPAGAGYAMATRRIVSKVLAGLHRASDLARLRGFFVSMTGALLDAAGSAEVPRVVLLSPGADSRSSYDQGFLAALLGFPLAEADDLVIRQGRVWLRAGDQLEPVDVILRRVSDDQADPLEFRSSSEVGLPGLVEASRLGNVRVANPIGVEVLDNPALLAHLPEVCAALLGEQPLLASPDTWWCGEPASASHVRAHLDELVIKPVARTGVAPVRYGWLLSATEREELLARITAQPWAWCGQAPVELSTAPVVTSDGLEPRRFVLRSFGVATADGYRFLPGGLGRVASSTSELTVSSDLGALAKDVWVPASVAETSASDGRRPRLTVARESAVPPRVARALMTIGRTAERAESTARLLKVADDLAEDFGSRPGSAGAAATSTLLGAVGRITGVERSVAESGVGYLTRVALDETAIGGVHHSVRRLIGEALSVRDLMSVDLWSVFGRLEQTLAEPPADSDQLQPLLADVLESLLAYAGIMAQSMVRDSSWAFLDAGGRLERAAHTVKLLATSLLEVDDPAAPTGELVADAVLRAGESIITHRRRAAAGTGPATGLESAVQLLLHDLSNPRSVAYQLAALAADLRLAGDGQLAEQAEAIASRLSEDAALADQLRELGDALDGLGRRIAARHFVRQATRHAAEASWSRPLEVR from the coding sequence ATGTCCGTCCCGGTGGCCGAGCCGAGCAATCCGCTGCTCGATGCCTACCGGCGTCATCCGGGCTTGGGACGAGTGGACGAACTGGTCGCCGGCCCGGAGGTCCAGCCGCAGGCGCAGCTGCTCGCCGAGACGATCGGAACCCTCGGGCTCCCGCAACTGCTGACCGCCCGAGCCGAGGCCGCCCGGCAGGTGGCCGACGAGGGGATCAGCTATGGCAGTCGGCGCCGTCCGTGGCGGGTCGACCCACTGCCACTGCCGCTGGACGAAGCCGAATGGACGACGCTGGAGCATGGCCTGGCCCAACGGGCACGCCTACTGGACGCCGTCCTGGCCGACCTCTATGGACCCCGAACTCTTCTGCGACAACGCGTGTTGCCGCCGGCCGCGATCCTGAGTCATCCCGGGTTTGCCCGGGTGGCCGACGGTTCGGTCCAGGCCGGACAGCGGCAGCTGCTGACCACGGCCACTGATCTGGGCCGCAGCCCGGACGGCACCTGGCAGGTGATCTCCGATCGGCTGGGTACCCCGGCCGGGGCCGGCTACGCCATGGCCACTCGCCGGATCGTCTCCAAGGTGCTGGCCGGACTGCACCGAGCCAGCGACCTGGCCCGGCTGCGCGGCTTCTTCGTATCAATGACCGGTGCCCTGCTGGACGCCGCCGGCTCGGCCGAGGTGCCCCGGGTGGTCCTGCTGTCGCCGGGCGCGGATAGCCGCAGCTCCTACGACCAGGGCTTCCTGGCCGCCCTGCTCGGCTTCCCGCTGGCCGAGGCCGACGACCTGGTGATTCGGCAGGGACGGGTCTGGCTGCGGGCCGGCGATCAGCTCGAGCCCGTGGACGTGATCCTGCGCCGGGTCAGCGATGACCAGGCCGATCCGCTGGAGTTCCGCAGCAGCTCCGAGGTCGGGCTGCCCGGGCTGGTCGAGGCTAGCCGCCTCGGCAACGTCCGGGTGGCCAACCCGATCGGGGTCGAGGTGCTCGACAACCCCGCGCTGCTGGCCCATCTGCCCGAGGTCTGCGCGGCACTGCTGGGCGAACAGCCGCTGCTGGCCAGCCCGGACACCTGGTGGTGCGGCGAGCCGGCGTCCGCCTCGCATGTACGGGCCCATCTGGACGAGTTGGTGATCAAGCCGGTGGCTCGCACCGGGGTCGCTCCGGTGCGCTACGGCTGGCTGCTCAGTGCGACCGAACGCGAGGAACTGCTCGCCCGGATCACCGCCCAGCCGTGGGCCTGGTGCGGGCAAGCTCCGGTGGAGTTGTCCACCGCGCCGGTGGTGACCAGCGACGGGCTGGAGCCGCGCCGATTCGTCCTGCGCAGCTTCGGGGTGGCCACTGCCGACGGCTACCGGTTCCTGCCCGGCGGTCTGGGCCGGGTGGCCTCCAGCACGTCCGAACTGACCGTGAGCAGTGACCTGGGCGCGCTGGCCAAGGACGTCTGGGTGCCGGCCTCGGTGGCCGAGACCTCGGCTTCGGACGGACGCCGTCCGCGGCTGACTGTGGCCCGCGAGTCGGCCGTCCCGCCCCGAGTGGCCCGCGCCCTGATGACCATCGGACGCACCGCCGAGCGCGCCGAGAGCACCGCCCGGCTGCTCAAGGTGGCCGATGACCTGGCCGAGGACTTCGGCTCCCGTCCCGGTTCGGCCGGCGCGGCGGCCACTTCGACCCTGCTCGGCGCGGTCGGACGGATCACCGGCGTGGAGCGCTCGGTGGCCGAGTCCGGGGTCGGCTATCTGACCCGGGTGGCTCTCGATGAGACCGCCATCGGCGGCGTCCATCACAGCGTCCGGCGGCTGATCGGGGAGGCGCTGAGCGTCCGCGACCTGATGAGCGTCGACCTGTGGAGCGTCTTCGGACGGCTCGAGCAGACTCTGGCCGAGCCGCCGGCCGACAGCGACCAGCTGCAGCCGTTGCTGGCCGATGTGCTGGAGTCGCTGCTGGCCTACGCCGGGATCATGGCCCAATCGATGGTGCGCGACTCGTCGTGGGCCTTCCTCGACGCGGGCGGACGCCTGGAGCGCGCGGCCCACACGGTGAAACTCCTGGCCACCAGCCTGCTCGAGGTGGACGACCCGGCCGCGCCGACCGGTGAGTTGGTGGCCGATGCCGTGCTGCGTGCCGGTGAGTCGATCATCACCCACCGCCGTCGCGCCGCGGCCGGCACCGGCCCGGCCACCGGCCTGGAGTCGGCGGTCCAGCTGCTGCTGCACGATCTGTCCAACCCGCGTTCGGTGGCCTACCAGCTGGCCGCGCTGGCCGCCGACCTGCGGCTGGCCGGCGATGGGCAGCTGGCCGAGCAGGCCGAGGCCATCGCGTCCCGGCTGTCCGAGGACGCCGCGCTGGCCGACCAGCTGCGCGAACTCGGCGATGCCTTGGACGGCCTGGGGCGCCGGATCGCCGCCCGGCACTTCGTCCGGCAGGCCACCCGGCACGCCGCCGAGGCGTCCTGGAGTCGTCCGCTGGAGGTGCGATGA